The Desulfatibacillum aliphaticivorans DSM 15576 region GCCATGGTTGCCTGGAAGGTGGATGAAGCCAAGGTGCATGAGGTGGGTAAGATCTTTGCGGGCTTTAAAGGCGTTTCCCATTGCTACCGCAGAAACCCCGTAAGTACATGGCCTTACAATCTGTACACCATGATTCACGCCCAGGCCCAGGAGGAGTGCGTGGAAATGGCCCGGGAAATGGCCCATACAGTTGGAGTGGAGGACTACAACCTGCTTTTTTCCAAGCGGGAGCTTAAGAAAACCTCCATGGAGTACTTTCCGTCCGACGACGACGACTAAATCAAACTCCTATACAGCCATGTCCACCTGCTGGACTGTGGCCACCTCCCCGGTTTCCTTGACAAAAACGCCGGTTTGCCGGACCTTGCCCTGCAACTCGTTGTCCTGGTCCTTGATGTCAAACTGGGTGGTCAGCCCGGAAGTGGAAATAGCCCCCACATTAGCCTCTTTTAAGGACTGCAGCGTCTGGTTTCCCTCGCCGTCCACGGTCCACACGCGCAACTGCCCGAAAACCGCATCAGACTCGTCAATCCAGTTGTTTCCGTCCTCGTCGTACTGAGCCAGTTCCTCAAAACCATTGCCCGAAGTGGGGCCGAACAACTCGCTGCCGTCGTTGATCATGCCGTCCTGATTTTTGTCCAGGGCGAGAAACCCGCTTCCCTGGGCCAGGGTGGACACATTTTCCATGTCTCCGTCCGCATCCAGGTCAAAGCTGAATTTGGAGGACGTCAAACTGGCGGCCGGAGCGTTGAAATTGATGACCAGAGGATCCACAATGGTTCCGGCCCGGAACTCAAAATTTTCCTCCGTATAGTATTCACGCTGCATGACCAGGTCCAGGGAGAAGTTGATGGACCTGCCGTCCGCCGTTTTTATTTCGCCCTGGGCCGAAAAAGAGGTGGCTTCCTTTTCGTAATAGGATTCGTGATATTTGTATTGGATTCCCCAGTCCGGCGCAGCCGCTTCTTCCACAGGGGCCTCCCCCTCAACAGGAACGCTTTCCGGCTGCTTCACTTCCTTCATGAAGTCAGACAGGGTTTTCAGCTTGATTTTCTTGCCGAACAGCGTCTCCAGGAGCATCTTGACCAGGTACCCCTCCTTTTCCATGTATTCCGCTTCTTCGGCCAGGATTTCGGAAAGGGTTTCGGTCTGATTTTCCACGGCGGCCTTTTTTACCTGCTTGGCGCCTTTGGCAAGGTCTTTGGCGAGATCCGACAGGCTGATCGTGTCCTTGGGGCCTTGGGCTTCGCCTTCCTCGGCGTCCACGGAGCCGTCGCGCATCTGGATGCGCAAGGATTCACGCTTTTCAGTTCTTTCAGTGTAGGTTCGGAAAGATTGAAGGTTTAGATTGGCTTGTTGTATTTTCATGTTATGCGCTCCCTTGCATAAAGACGTCCCTGTTTTTCGGAGTATCGGCAATAGAGCGGCTGGGCTTTAATATAAGCCGATGAGGCTATCTTATGCGGATCAGGGCTTTGGCATAGTGAGCGATGCGCTTCAGGTCATGAAAGAGGGGCTGGGGGTCGTGTTCTATAAAAAGGGCGGGCGCGGATCGGAATATGCGCTGATAAATAAAGGGATGGAGCAGGCTTTGGGCAAGATAGCCTATCCCTTTGGGGGCATGATGATTTCTCAGCAGCGCAAGCCCCAGGTCCATGTATGTCTTTCCTATCAGCCTGGAGCAAAGCCGCCCAAGGCCCGGTGCGCATTGCTTTTTAAACCTTTGTAAAATAAGCAACCGTTGCAGAAAATTGTTCGCCTGCTTTTTTTCCTTTTGCTCCATATCCCAATTGTAGCGGGCAAGCGGTTTATCGATAAACGCAAACCTGCAACGGGACGCCAGCCTGAGCCATAGGTCGAAATCCTCGGCGAACGGCAGCGATTCGTCAAAGCCGCCCAGCAAGTCGAAAACCTCTTTCCGGATCATGGCGGTAATCGTGGAAGGCAGCAGGTTTAAATTCTCCAAGGCAATCTTGCAATAGTCCGGGCCAATCAAATACACAGGTGCGTACTCACTATTGGAACTGCTGTTCAAAAAGGACAGATCTTCAGGACGGACCCAGTGGTACGGAGGGCGGCCAAGGGATTCAAACACGATAAAGTTGCTGTAAACGACCGAAACCTCCGGGTGCTTATCCAAGACCTCCGCCCGTTTCTCCAGGCTTCCGGGAAGAGCCTCGTCATCCGCGTCCAGAAATGCTATGTACTCTCCTCGTGCAACTCTCAACCCGGCGTTCCTCGCCCTGGCGCGGCCCAGGTTTTCCTGTTCCTGATAAACGATTTGCTTTTTTTCTGCGTAGCTCCGGCAAATATAGCCCGTATCGTCCGTGGATCCGTCGTTCACTACAATAATTTCCACGTCAGGCCCACGTTGCTCCAGAATGGAGTCAATGGCGTTGGCAATGCAATCCTGGCCGTTAAAAACCGGGATAATGACGGATACTTTAAATGGATTTTGGGCGTCTTTGTTCATATGCGCGGGAACAAGAAAAAAGTTGGTTAACAGCATTGATTTCAAAAACTAAGTATAAAGGGCCGTGCGTCCTGTCAACAAAAGAGTTGCTAAAAAAACTGCTGTTTGATAGGTATTTCCGTTCTTTCCGGTCGATATGCTGAGGATCTATGCGCTTGCTCAACAGAATTATCAGAGGGTCGGTTTTTCGAGTAGGAAGCCTTCTGCTTCAGATCGCCCTCACCTTCATTATGATGCCCTATATAGTCAACAGCCTGGGCATCCGTATGTACGGATTCTGGGCCTTGGCATGCGCCTTTGTGGGTTATTTCGGCTTGATGGACATAGGACTCGCCTCAGCCGTGGTCCGCTACGTCTCCCGGGCATTGGGCGCCAATGACAAACAGGATGTAAACCGGGTTGCAAGCACCGCCTTTTTTACCTTCAGCGGTTTGGGCATGGCCGCCTTGTTGGCCACTCTTATCCTGGCGTTTTTGTCCAACTGGTTCTTTAAAAGCCCTGACGAATCCAAAATTTTCGGCCAGGTGATCCTGATTACCGGGGCGGGCTTCGCCTTGAGCTTTCCCATGCGCGTTTTCGCCGGGCTGCTTAACGCCCGCATGCGTCAGGATCTCCAGTCTTTGACATCCATGCTCAGATTGCTGGTCGCCAATGCACTGATTTATCTGTCGTTATCTAACGGGTATGGAATTATGGCCCTGGCTTTGAGTTATCTGGCGGCCGACATATTCATGCACACCCTCACGGCTTTCATGGCCTATAGAATATATCCCGGCTTGCAAATCCGGCCCTCCCTCATGTCCACAGCCAGCCTTAAAACCTTATTTTCATACGGCGGCATATCCTTTTGGGCCAAATTGGCCGGAATCTTCCAGTTTCGGACCCCGCCCATCCTCATCGCAATTTACCTCAATGCCAACTACGTCACCCTGTTTCATGTCGGCGCCAGGCTGCTTCAGATCTACTCTGCGCTGGTTGACAGCGTGGCCAGCATGGGCGGCCCCATGTACAGTTGGCAGGAAGCCAGGGGCGACAAGCAGGCTCTGCAAAATTCCTTTTTGCATTTTATCCGGATCAGCAGTTTGTTCGCCGTTTTTATTGGGGCGTCCATTGTTTTTTTCGGAAAAGACTTTGTCACGGTGTGGATGGGGAAAGGGTATGTAACAAGCTATTACATCATATTAATCCTGGGCGCGCCCACCATTATCGCGGCGACCCAAGGTCCGGCCGTAAACCTGTTGTTCAGCATTTCCCGCCATCGTTTCATGGCTATCATCAACACGGTGGAGACCGTGATCGGCTTGCTGCTATCCATGATTTTACTCCCCTATTACGGAATTTACGGCGTGGCCGCCGCACTCGGCGTTTCCACCTTGTTATGCAAGTCCGTGATTCTTGCCTATTACACCTGCAAGTGCATTGAAGTCCCCGGCAAAGATTACGTCAGGGCTTTCGCTATGCCAAACCTTAAGCTCCTGGCCGCCATGGGTTTTTATTTCTACCTCATTTCGGATTATTTGAAGCCCACCTACGCCAGCATCATGGGGCTCGCCGGAGTTCAGATGCTGCTGTTTATTCCCGTGATCTACTTTTTTGTGCTGGAAAAAGAGGATCGGATCGCCTTGGCCGGTGTTCTAAAAGCCCGCAAGATGGGCGATGATCCGCTCTCTGCAGCCCATCCCGCCGACATCGACAAAGACGCTTCTTGTCAGTAGCCTTCCGGGTTGGCGTAGCAATAAAGGCAGCTGTGCCTGCAAGGATGAAGGGAGTAAGACCCAATGTCCCGGGACTCCATGCAACGGCACCCCTGGGAGGCCCTTTGGCCTTTGTCCTGTTTTTTGGAGAGCCCTGGCCCGTATAATTTTTCCAACAAATCATGATTGATGCATGCGTGGGGTAGGATGCCGCAGTCCTTGGGCAGGATTCCCTCAAGCCTGTTTTCGCAGCAGGTGTACAGGGTAATGCCCCGGTCTTGCAGGACCGTTTGCATGCGCAAGAGGATTTCCGCCTGCCTTTCCGGGCCGGGAGGGGCGAAGGAAAAATTCTTTAAAACTTTAGTGCGTGTGACCAGTTTCCGATACACATCGACAAAACTGGTGACGCATCGGGCCACGCCGCAGGCGGCCGCTGCATCGGCGATGGCGACGAAATCCCCCAGATTGTTCTGCGGGCCTTGCTCCGTTGTAAAATGGCAAATGGGGTCAAATCGCCAGGTTACCGCCTCCGGCCCGAATTGCTCCGCCAGCTTTTTCAGCGCTGCAAGGCGGTTTGCCAACGGCGGCGTCCGGGGCTCCAAAATAGGGGACTCCGAATTGATGGTAAAAACAAAAAAAAGATGATATCCTGTATCGATTAGGGCTGTCCCGTAGCCTCCACGCAGGAACGGGGAATAGTCCTTTGACCAAAATACTATGGAGTGAACTGCTTCATTGTCTGCAGGGACTTTGTGCATTATCTTGGAAAACGGGTTTTGCACTTCGAAAAAACCCTGCTTAACGCCGGCCATGAACCAGTCCATATAGAACGCAGGGATGTCTGTGCGTCTGGAAGCGGAAATAACTGTTTTGAAATGCTTTTTCACGTTAGTTCCGATCCCGTGCAGGTCCTGGAGGTGAAGAATTGAAGTTACACAAAGTTTGTTACGGCATCTTGTTCTTTTTTTATTTGGCCTCTTTTGTCTCCGCCAACCAGGGGCCCGGTGCAGCGATTTTCAAAGACATAAAAACCCATATAGAGGAAGCCTACTACACGGATAACAAAACAGAGCTTGAGGCGCAACTTAAACGGGCCTCGGCCTTGGTGAATAATAAGGAATTTGAGTGGTACGCTTATTATTACATGGCTTTTTGCCATAATCATTTGTCCATGCTTACTCTGGAGTCGGACCCGGAACAGGCCCGGAAACACGTGGACGCAGCCTTTGAGAATGTGGACAAAGCCAAGGAAATCAACGAAGCCGCCGAGCTTTACGTGCTTTGTATTTCCATCATGGGAAAAAAAATCACCCTGGGCTCCTCGCTCATGCGCATGACTCGCGGTTTGGAAACCCTGCGGTACATGGATAAAGCCAAGGAGCTGGACCCGGACATGCCCGGAGTTGTTTTTGAGCACGCCCTGACCGAATACCACACCCCGGTCAAGTTCGGCGGCGGCGTGGATAAAGCCAAAGCCTTGCTGAAGAAGAATCTGAAGATCCTGGAAACCTACGAGCATCAGGATCCCTTGTATATAGATTGGCACCTGAGAGAGGACAATCTGGCCTGGCTGGCCTACTTTGAGGCGGAAACGGGAAACATATGCGAGGCGACGGAGTATTATAACGAAGCGGCTGCGCTTCGCCCCGATCATGCCTTTTTGAATTCGGTGGTGGAAAAGAAACTTAACGAAAAAAAGAACGAACTCCTGCGCAGTAAGCAGGAAGGGGAAGAAGACCATGGCTAATCAGGCTCCTCCTTCCGGTTCCGCCCCCAGGTCTCGGGTGGCGGCCCTGCTCAACGCATCCGGTCCTTTGGAGAACGTCCTTGTCAAAGGGTGGGTGCGTACGGTTCGCGACCAAAAGGGATTCGCCTTTTTGGAAATCAACGACGGCTCTTGCCTGAAAAACCTGCAAGTCATCGCCGAAGGAGGCGACGGCCCTTATGAAACGGCCGTGTCGCTAACCACGGGATGCTCCGTGCAGGTTTCCGGGCGCCTGGCCGCCTCGCCGGGCAAGGGACAGGATTGGGAGTTGAAAGCCGGGGAAATCCTCCTGATCGGAGACTGTCCGGAGAGCTTCCCCCTGCAAAAGAAAAGGCATTCGGACGAGTTTCTCCGCACCATCGCCCATTTGAGGCCCCGTACAAACAAGTTCGGCGCTCTGTTTCGCATACGTTCCTCCATGGCCCTGGCCGTGCATAATTTTTTTGCGGACCGCGGTTTTGTCTATATTCAGACGCCCATTATCACGGGCAGCGACTGCGAGGGCGCAGGGGAAATGTTCACCCTGACCACCCAGGCAAAGGGCGAAACCTTGGCCCCGGAAAAGGATTTTTTCGGCAAGCCGGCCTATCTTACCGTGTCCGGTCAGTTGGAGGCCGAGATGTACGCCCTGGCCCTGGGCGCCGTATACACCTTCGGCCCCACCTTCCGGGCGGAAAACTCCAACACCAGCAGGCACGCCGCCGAGTTTTGGATGATTGAGCCGGAAGCGGCCTTCGCCGACCTGAACGACAACATGGCCCTGGGCGAGGAGCTTGTGCGCCATCTGGCCTCCCATGCTTTGGAAAAATGCTCCCAGGACGTGGACTTGTTCGCCCGCTTTGTGGACAAGACCCTGTCCCAAACCCTGGACAACATCATCAATAACGACTTCGTCCGCATGACCTACATGGAAGCGGTGGAAGCCCTGCAGAAATCCGACAGGAAATTCCAATACCAGCCCATGTGGGGCAAGGATCTGCAGACCGAGCACGAGCGCTATATCACGGAGGAGTACTGCAAAAAGCCCGTGATCGTTTATGACTATCC contains the following coding sequences:
- a CDS encoding winged helix-turn-helix transcriptional regulator, which gives rise to MLTDVDKKVVAAIQGDIPISQRPYKELAESIGISEAQFLEAVRKLHDQGVIRRFGATIRHQKSGFSANAMVAWKVDEAKVHEVGKIFAGFKGVSHCYRRNPVSTWPYNLYTMIHAQAQEECVEMAREMAHTVGVEDYNLLFSKRELKKTSMEYFPSDDDD
- a CDS encoding glycosyltransferase; protein product: MLLTNFFLVPAHMNKDAQNPFKVSVIIPVFNGQDCIANAIDSILEQRGPDVEIIVVNDGSTDDTGYICRSYAEKKQIVYQEQENLGRARARNAGLRVARGEYIAFLDADDEALPGSLEKRAEVLDKHPEVSVVYSNFIVFESLGRPPYHWVRPEDLSFLNSSSNSEYAPVYLIGPDYCKIALENLNLLPSTITAMIRKEVFDLLGGFDESLPFAEDFDLWLRLASRCRFAFIDKPLARYNWDMEQKEKKQANNFLQRLLILQRFKKQCAPGLGRLCSRLIGKTYMDLGLALLRNHHAPKGIGYLAQSLLHPFIYQRIFRSAPALFIEHDPQPLFHDLKRIAHYAKALIRIR
- a CDS encoding lipopolysaccharide biosynthesis protein, which produces MLNRIIRGSVFRVGSLLLQIALTFIMMPYIVNSLGIRMYGFWALACAFVGYFGLMDIGLASAVVRYVSRALGANDKQDVNRVASTAFFTFSGLGMAALLATLILAFLSNWFFKSPDESKIFGQVILITGAGFALSFPMRVFAGLLNARMRQDLQSLTSMLRLLVANALIYLSLSNGYGIMALALSYLAADIFMHTLTAFMAYRIYPGLQIRPSLMSTASLKTLFSYGGISFWAKLAGIFQFRTPPILIAIYLNANYVTLFHVGARLLQIYSALVDSVASMGGPMYSWQEARGDKQALQNSFLHFIRISSLFAVFIGASIVFFGKDFVTVWMGKGYVTSYYIILILGAPTIIAATQGPAVNLLFSISRHRFMAIINTVETVIGLLLSMILLPYYGIYGVAAALGVSTLLCKSVILAYYTCKCIEVPGKDYVRAFAMPNLKLLAAMGFYFYLISDYLKPTYASIMGLAGVQMLLFIPVIYFFVLEKEDRIALAGVLKARKMGDDPLSAAHPADIDKDASCQ
- a CDS encoding DUF1848 domain-containing protein, giving the protein MKKHFKTVISASRRTDIPAFYMDWFMAGVKQGFFEVQNPFSKIMHKVPADNEAVHSIVFWSKDYSPFLRGGYGTALIDTGYHLFFVFTINSESPILEPRTPPLANRLAALKKLAEQFGPEAVTWRFDPICHFTTEQGPQNNLGDFVAIADAAAACGVARCVTSFVDVYRKLVTRTKVLKNFSFAPPGPERQAEILLRMQTVLQDRGITLYTCCENRLEGILPKDCGILPHACINHDLLEKLYGPGLSKKQDKGQRASQGCRCMESRDIGSYSLHPCRHSCLYCYANPEGY
- the asnS gene encoding asparagine--tRNA ligase, whose amino-acid sequence is MANQAPPSGSAPRSRVAALLNASGPLENVLVKGWVRTVRDQKGFAFLEINDGSCLKNLQVIAEGGDGPYETAVSLTTGCSVQVSGRLAASPGKGQDWELKAGEILLIGDCPESFPLQKKRHSDEFLRTIAHLRPRTNKFGALFRIRSSMALAVHNFFADRGFVYIQTPIITGSDCEGAGEMFTLTTQAKGETLAPEKDFFGKPAYLTVSGQLEAEMYALALGAVYTFGPTFRAENSNTSRHAAEFWMIEPEAAFADLNDNMALGEELVRHLASHALEKCSQDVDLFARFVDKTLSQTLDNIINNDFVRMTYMEAVEALQKSDRKFQYQPMWGKDLQTEHERYITEEYCKKPVIVYDYPASIKPFYMRMNPDGKTVAAMDVLVPRIGEIIGGSQREERLDMLEARIKEMGLSEEEYWWYLDSRRFGTAPHSGFGMGFERVLMMVTGVSNIRDVIPFPRTPGNVEF